The genomic interval AATGACTTTATAATATTTTGCTTTTCACATATAatggtttttcatgtttttctcctcaAACAGACCAATGGTTCAATGACTCGCAGAAATACATATGTATGTGAACGATCATCCACTGATCGCTATTCAGCTATTCCCAATGGCAAAGACAGCAGGTAAATATCAataattgtacatttttttttttttaacagcatcaGACTTGGATGCACCTAACTCTGTAATAgcatatttcagtttattttgtgtgcaaatgagcatgtttttcttcttgatgTTTTCCGTCCTGATAATACTGTTTATTCTCAATCCTCAGTTTAACTGAGGTGTCAGGCAGCACGCCATCGACTGCAATGAGCTCTACACGACCTCGTCACACTAAATCCATGTCATCGTCAGGGCATCCTTCAAAGACCACACTTCCCCCTATTGATGACAATACAGAGCTTAAAGCCAGGTGAGCAGTGTCCCAGCATCTGAAAGGTCAGATTATGACTAAAGGAAtcttagaaagtgaatttttttagtgtttatatGCCAAGTTTGTTGATGCATCTTTTGGCATGTGCTGATCTTCTCTGATGTTTGCTTATGCTACAGCTCTTCTCCGCGTGGACCGTCCACTTCTCCTTCTGCACACAGTATTAGCACCCCAGAGAAGAACCGTTTCCCCCGGGGTACCACCAGTCGCAGCACCTTTCATGGAGCTCAGCTCAGAGATCGCCGCAGTGCTACTTACAATGGCCCCCCAGCTTCGCCCACGTTGTCCCATGACACGGGGGCTCTCGCACAACAACGTAGGGGTACCTCAACAGGGATCATCAGCAAGATCACCTCGAAGTTTGTCCGGAGGTCAGTGAAAAGCATTTGCCTAACAAAATAATTAGTTGTACTTAAGCAGTTTCAAAGATCTGGTTTAGTGTTTTACGCGATTGATGGTTGACAATTGACCACAATAAAAAGCCATAAGGGGGTACTTTTGACTGACTGACCCTCCTTATCCGGTTAGCTCCTTGTATCACCTACAAGCTGCCCCATTTGCTAGAAGCTCAcagctttttctccttttctcccCGCCTAGAGCTCTGTCTTTCAGGTCAACCCGGAGGTAGGAGAACACAACGCTTGCTGCACCTGTTCCCCtttattcaaaatattaaattgaaaaagaaacagactaaaCCTCTCTGTGCCCACTTTGACCCTGGCCCGTGTGTTCTTAATCCCTACTTGCCCACCACACTACATCCTTGCCTACTTACACCTTGTTATGCCAAGTATTTCCTCTCCTTGTGTCCACTTCCTTTACAACTAAACCGCACAGCTTGCCAGCTTTTTCTCCACTAAGCCTCCAGACATTTGCTTTTCAAGATGCAGCTGTCCTCTCCTTATTCACCCTTGCCCTCCTGCTGAGCTTAACAGAAAAGATGAGATGAATGACAGAAGCAGGATCAAACTTTTAGAAGCATTTTTAAACTCTTTACACATTAGTGGGGATTAAGGAAAGGTATGGTACGAGATGGGATGATGCACATGGTTCATGTGAGCTGAAGTAGGATGTTCCTCAAAAGGTCATCTCATGGTGTGCTGAGCCCTGATACCCGGGATTGTGGATTCTTTCCTGGCATGATGCCTGACACCCCCTTCTGTGTCCAGTGATGATTTGGTGGTGGGGGTAATGGGTGAGTGGGGCTGATGTTCACATTAATCATGAAAATAAGTCTGGTCCTGGTTTATTTTAGGGTGCCTAGTGAAGGAGAGGCCAGTGCCAGGACAGAAACACCGAGGTGAGaagttaattttaaatagtGACTTCATAAAAAGTTTTTCTAGTCAGCTTTTGCCTCCATTAACACCTCTGCTCTTTTGTCTGTCTCTTTTGTTGCTATAGGAGCACCTCTGGTGACACTAAGGAGGACGGCGGTCGGGACTCCAAGCCCCGTTCGCTGCGTTTCACGTGGAGCATGAAAACCACCTCCTCCATGGAGCCTGCCGACATGATGAGAGAGATCAGAAAAGTTCTGGATGCCAACAGCTGCGACTACGAGCAGCGCGAAcgctttctgcttttctgcgTCCATGGCGACGCTCGCCAGGACAATCTGGTCCAGTGGGAGATGGAGGTGTGCAAGCTGCCTCGCCTTTCACTCAATGGCGTGCGCTTCAAGAGGATATCGGGCACGTCCATCGCCTTTAAGAATATTGCCTGCAAAATTGCCAACGAGCTCAAACTGTGACGGCAGATGGAGTCCCAGTCTGGTTACAGTTTCATCTCATCACTGGATTAGTGCTGACTTACAGGACAAAAATCAGCACTGAAGGTTCTCACCACACAGAATCAGGGTGGACTCGGCTGGTAACGTGCAATACTGGCCACGAATGTACTGTACAGGGTAGTGGATAAGAGAAATATCAAGAGGTTTAACCTCTGTGATAGAGCGACAGCTAAAACAGCTAACCCCTCATCCTTTATTTCCCTCCATCCAACTCCCTATCTCTCATCAGCCCACTGCTCCATATCGGAGGACGCAGTCATGTAAAACATGCAGTATGCAACAGAAGATGACCATCCTGCAAtaatgttttcagtctgtttttctaATCGCCTACTTTCAAATCTACTCTTCTCGCTGAATAACCATTAAATTTACTGTAAGCTAAAGTAACCGCTTTTCCACCTGTGTTAAGGCAGTATATAGATCTGGCTGGAGCCCAtactaaaattatgtaaaaagagAATTGTACTGTATGCATAACATCTGCAGGTACTGTATTGTATATTAATTTTAAGTTCTGTACAGAATTTTACTGttaatattgtcttttttcATGGGATTGATTTATTTCCTAATATAATTGATGTCTCTTAGAGCATTATTCTTTctgtgaggtttttttttaacccattccctttcttctcttttttttcttttgtaaaagcCTCCATACAGAAAtagtattttcagttttatttaaagatcaCTAAATTATTTTGTGGAATATGAAGGGATGTGTTCCCTTGCcttttatgttatattttttgCCTATGGAAAAGTACTAAGTTGCACCACATAGACTTGAGTAGTAACTTCAGTTGAAACTGAAAATGTGTTCACTTTATTTTCTCTCAGCAGTAGGTACAGGTGATTTTGGGGGATCCCTGCTGCAGTTGCACAAGTATTCCAGGGTGAAGTCTATGAACTTGAGAGTATGcacctgtttttgtttatcatgTTAGATTGGTAGTCATCAATTGCAAAATTGCAGGGTTTAAACTGAACTACTTTAGGAAGCAAAGGACTGGATGTCTTTATCCAAAGGACAGACAATGCATGAGGAAGTCAAATGTTGAGATTTTTGTTATGGAAACTTTCTAAAGAGCCTGATTAAGTCCTGCTACCAGTGTGATTGTGCAGGTACTTGTGTATCtccttgccttttttttttttttttttaattcagttgattttaatgtatttattccattacATTGTAATGTGCTGCTTTGTAGATTTGAGGCGTGCACTTTGTTGGACaaaataaaaggattttatttgtttgtatttatttcatttaattcttatGTCTACCATAATTGCACAGAAACCCTTGAGGCTAAAGAAGTCAATGCACCAAGTGTCACAATGTCAAACTAATTATGTAAGGTTACACAGAAGGGAGCTCAGATGAAATATTAACCTTTATTACCTCTAGATAACATGACATTAGTCTTACGCATGACACAAGTGATGTATTTTGCTTACATGTTAGTCAAAGTTAAGGTTTATGAACACTATCCTCACTTTTTCATCTTAGTTATTTTAGAGTGTTGAAAATAGTTCTGATAGTTCCCAGTTACGAAAACCTGCTCAATACTTTAAACATTATACAAAccattaacaataaaaatgtaagcTGCAGAGATATACAGGTAGACTCACacaatgtgtcttttttttcaaatgataaGCATAACTTTAAATCATCCTCTTAACAGTGGTCCCTCTTCAGATTACAAAATCTTCATTTACAAACTGTGTGTCATACAaatggaaagagaaaaatgtaaacatttcattttggCAGATTTGTTCAGTTAAACATGTTAACAGGTTAAAAAGTACTATTTTAATAACTCTGTAGATAAATATATGAGATTACAAAGATATAAACATTGCTGAATGatgtgaaattattaaaaaaaaaaacttaccagCTGATGTTAAATATAATGGGTTACTGATTTGGGGCCTTCATGCATTAAGATATTGGACTTAATCCTAACCTGAGATGCATGCATCTCTGACAGATATTTGGTCGAGATATATGCTGTTATCTTAAGATTTATCGTACATGATTTTaacatatgtttttttaaaaataatggagTAATGCTTATTTTTCTAAAGTTGGGAAATACACTGAGTTGTTTTGCACTGCATCTGCTGAAATGGCCTTCACACCAGAGTCACTAGAATAACTAACCgatcaataaacaaacaaagaagcaaaacaCTCCCTCAGTTGCTCAAATCAATGACCAGGTGCTCATAGATCTGAGTTTTCCCTTTGAAACTGGACGCTAGCAGGAACTGACGGTTGTCTATTGAAACTGGGGAAAAGGCTCTTGGCGCCTGGATGTTCAGCTCCTGGAAACGAACAAACTCGCCCTTCTTGGCATCCCAGCGGTACACCTGAGTAAAGGAGTAATCACTGCCCAGAATGGCATATTGCCAGCTGCCCACAGCAAAAGGCTGGAACACCATAGAGCCCCGAGAGGGCATGGTCTGCAGCTCTCTAAAGAGTGCCCCATCCCAGCGCATCACCTTGGAATCACCGATGAAGCGTGTCAGGCAAATAAAAAGGTCAGACTTGACTTGGAAGTGCTTCACTGCATAAACATCCTCCATTTCTGGGATGTCGGTGCGTCTGTCGAACTGCTTGGTGGTTTTGTTCCACTGGTAAATGACAGGCCTCTGGGAGCTGCTGGACAGGATCAAGTGAGGTTTGGAAGAGATCTCCAGGAACTCCACATCGGTATCACGGTACCAGGGATGAAGGGACTGATGGGAGTAAAACCCATTGCCGTTCCACTTGTAGATGGTGGTGGAACCAGCCTTGGAGCTATCTGCTATGACGAAGAACGATTCTCCATCAATGCGGAACGTCTCAACATCATTTGGTTTGCGGATTCTCAGGATGTCAATGCCTTGGAGCTTGATGAATTTGTTGGCAGAGATGTCACGCTTGTAGATGTGTGAACCTCCAAATAGCTGAGCTACAATGATGAAGAGCTGGTTGTCAATGACCAGGGGTTTGCAGATCACGGTTGATGTGCCTGGTGAAGAGATGGAACAGTTAGGGAATATGTGTCTTCATCTTGTGGCGCCTCTTCCTGTCTTACCTCTCTTTTAAAACTTGTGCAGCTTATTCACAGTTACATCACAACATACTTTACTTACTGTCAATGTCGTCAAAGTTTCTGAAGACTGTCTCAACGTGATCCCACTCTAGAAAGCTGCATTTCCCAATAAAGGGCTGGGCAAACACAACATACTGATCATTCCCGAAGGAAAATGCTTCCACTGATATGGATTCAAACTTTAGAGACTGGTAGGAAGCAAACtctgtggaaaaaacaaacaaaaagaaactcacTATAACATTATAAAGCCCAGAGAAACTCAATAataacactgatgtgttttatataaaacctGTGGTGATGCAGTCGAAGGACTGTGGCACCAGGTCGTTGATCTTCTTGTCTATCTGTGAGGCTGGGCCTTTGcagtaaataaagtccatggTGGCATTGGTGCTGTATATCCACTCCACCAACCATTTCAGCTTACAGTCACATGTGAACTGGTTTCCACGCAAGTCTCTGTGGGGAAAAGCAGCAAAGTTCAAAAGCTGAGAGGAACACTCTCCTCAGCTGTTACTGTCTAGTAAAGATCTCACAACTTCACTCTGTGCTCTCAGTGACATCAAAAGAAGCTGTAACAGAGAGCTGAACATCTTCATTGTGTGATAGATTGCAAATGGCCTTCCTCTTCCATTGCTGCATGTAATTTTAATGCCTTTAAAAAGCACTAGCCGCCTACACATTTGACAAGCTCTGGCTGAAGTGGAATAAATGATACAGTGCACTAAATTTAGAAGACTGTACAGAAAGCTCATTAATTACCACAGAATACATTACAGATCAAGCACAGTAAACATATGTAATAATTTCCTGtgttagcagaaaaaaaaatcctacttACACTTTTGTCAAGGCCTCAAGACCCTTGAACAAATCTTTGGGCAGAGTCTCCAAATTGTTGTAGGCCAGACTCctaatgaagaagaagaatttttcTCAGCATTTATGTTTCATTACCTACCACTTCCTTCTTCATACCATTACATTCTAATGTGGCTATGGTGCGTGGTATTACACATAATCAGATAGCTGCTGAAGAGCATGTGCACATATTGCTACACTACAAAACCAGGAACATTGCTTGTTGTGAGTTTGTGGAAACATGAAGCTATTTTTAGAGCTGCTTCCTCAGCCATTTTatggctttttctgcatcagaaaaaaagtgtgcatggggtggggtggggtggggggtagATCTGGCCATTAAAAGGTAAAAGTTAGGTGTTTACTATTGTTCTGCTGACATCCACAAGGAATATAAGATATTTAATTGACTTATTTTGCTCAATctgtaataaaatgttaaaatgatgttGACAACAGTGTAATTTGCTTTGTAATCTTATTAACAGCTGCACAGTGTTGGTAATGTCTCTATGGCATTTCTTTGCAGCAGTGCTTGCTTCCACCTGAAGATGGATTACATCATATAGTTcaagctgttttttattaaaaggaTCTCTTGCTTTTTAGCACATGAACCATAACACATGTACTCACAGGTGCACTAAGGTT from Melanotaenia boesemani isolate fMelBoe1 chromosome 16, fMelBoe1.pri, whole genome shotgun sequence carries:
- the LOC121655644 gene encoding leucine-rich glioma-inactivated protein 1-like; its protein translation is MENPRKIHKRSSWLGLLVVASVFVLVDSKRARQPRCPLSCTCTKDNALCESAGSIPRSFPPDVISLSFVKSEFTEIPKESFIHTPALHLLLFTANNLESINEDAFLGLPHLEYLFIENNQIQSISPHAFRGLKTLVHLSLAYNNLETLPKDLFKGLEALTKVDLRGNQFTCDCKLKWLVEWIYSTNATMDFIYCKGPASQIDKKINDLVPQSFDCITTEFASYQSLKFESISVEAFSFGNDQYVVFAQPFIGKCSFLEWDHVETVFRNFDDIDSTSTVICKPLVIDNQLFIIVAQLFGGSHIYKRDISANKFIKLQGIDILRIRKPNDVETFRIDGESFFVIADSSKAGSTTIYKWNGNGFYSHQSLHPWYRDTDVEFLEISSKPHLILSSSSQRPVIYQWNKTTKQFDRRTDIPEMEDVYAVKHFQVKSDLFICLTRFIGDSKVMRWDGALFRELQTMPSRGSMVFQPFAVGSWQYAILGSDYSFTQVYRWDAKKGEFVRFQELNIQAPRAFSPVSIDNRQFLLASSFKGKTQIYEHLVIDLSN